The region TCAGCCAACTCCAGTGCATCACAAATGTTCCTGTGCCCATTCTATGTGCATCTCTGTCCACATTACTTATTCTTGACCTCTGTCTCCCttgttggagtgtaagctcctttgggcaggggacCTGTCACTTTATTTGCCTGTactttcctaatgcttagtacagtgctccaccttGAGTGGGCCCTTGGTAAGAATTATTGCAGTTGATGTTGCTACTGgtagtacttgcccaaggttacatagcaggacCGGGACTTCCCCCGCGtcaccaccccccaacctccatccttctccccgcccccccccccccggctctttcCTCCACTCACCCCATTGCCTCCCACTTGGCTGTTCTGCTCAGCCTCTGATCCCCCGGGCACTAGCCAGGCTTGGTCCACCGGGAATGACTCCATGACCCTAGGTCTCTCTCTCGCCGCAGATCTGCCTCAGCCTAGTCCGCCTCTTGCACCACCTGGCCCATTCTCCCCTCGGCTCCGTGACCCTGCTGGATTTCCGGCCACGGCAGTTTGTGCTGGTGGCTGGGGAGCTGAAGGTGACCGACTTGGACGATGCCAGCGTGGGGGAGGCACCGTGCAACAGCCACCAACATTGCCGGATGGAGTTTCCTGCCAGGAACTTTTCCCTGTCCTGCGTGCGGGGCCGCTGCCTTGGCATGAACGAGAAGAGGAATCTCTATAATGCCTACAGGTCTGCCTCAGGGGCCCTAGGGGAGGAGTCTGGTGTGGGAGGGGTAGTCCTGGGGAGGCATTGACGTCCaggatggtgggagggaagggaacccTGATCAGGGGAGAGGTGCTGGGGCCTGTGGTgttggtggtggggtgggtggggtggcagTCCCGAGGTGGGTGCTGGAGCCAAGCCTGATAATGAAAGCCCTGGAGAATGGGTGTTCAGGGTAGTCCTGGAGCCCAGGATGGTGTAGGGAGACCCTGGTGGGGGGGGAGTGCTGGGGCTCAGGAGGTTGAGAAGAtcctgttgggggtggggagatgaagaggaggagttctagccccagtgtccctgtccccagtgtccCCAGTACTCCCTAGCCCCTGCTGCTGCAGGCTTTCTCAATTTCCTTTGGGAGTGGGgcacctcctgcctccaccccatgCCCGCCCTTCTCAGGCTGCTGGGGGCCCCGGCGGggttgcggggccgggaggggcagcTCTGGctgatggggactgtgtttggcGTCTCGGTGGCCGAGCCAGCTGAGTTTGAGCCGCCATGTCTGTGCAGGTTCTTTTTCACCTACCTGCTGCCTCACAGCGCCCCTCCGAGCCTGCGGCCCCTCCTGGATGAGATCGTCAATGCCACAGGTACCCAGTCCACCTCGGCCCTCGGCCCTCTGTGCCCTGTGTGACCGGGGCTGCCGGCAAAGGCACGGGCGGTGGACACGGGGAAGTAACTGTCACCCTCACTCATAGCCATCGTATCGGCACTGGATCACATTCACATGCACACTCATGTCCCTGACCCCAACTGCTCACACTCATTTGTGCACACTCATGCCCCCACCACACTTTCTCACGTTTGCCAGTGCACATGCATGCCCCCAATGATACCCACTCACACTCGCATGTGCACAAGCATGCTCAAGATCACACCCACTCACACGTGCACCAGCACGCTCCCGGCCACACCTGCCTACCCTTGCATGTGCACAGTCACACCCCCAGTCATTCCGGCTCACATTCACACATGCAAACGCAGGTCCACAGCAACACTTGCTCCCACTCACACTCCCGTTGGTGGCTCTCGGCAGGTGAACTTCTCTGGGGGGTTGACGAGACATGGAGGCAGCTGGAACACGTGCTGCAGCTGTACCAGAGCGGCGCTTACCTCCAGAACACGACCGCGGCCCCCAGTGCTGGTAAGTCCCGCCACCCCGGGCAAGTGGAAGGGAAGCATCAGGCCTGGGAAATAAGGCCTGGGCCAGCAACATAATGGGAGAGGCCCAGGGGGTCGGCTATCCGCATGCTTGGACTACAGACCCCCAAAGGTGGGGTAGGGGTAgggggcggtggtggtggtggtgatgatatgtgtgtgtgtgtgtgttttgtgtgcacTCCCTTAGGGGAGTGCATCTCATTGGGctttgtgggaggcagaggaaccctGGGCTGCTCACTGTGGGGCCACAGCTAGACCCATGCTCCCCAGGACCTGATCCGGATCGGGGTCCACAGCACCCCAGTCCACTGGCTGGTGAATAGACAGCCCAGggttgtgggtctgaggagggatCATGGAGCCTAGAGTCTAGGCCAGCACTAGATTGCTGTTTCTCCATACAAAAAGGCACTACATGGGACGAGCTATATACTCTCGGCCCACTTTGGACGTCCCGCCCGGTTAGGAACCCTGGCCATGGGAGCTTCTCTCTTCAGCTGCAGGCGAGGAGGGATAAAGTGATGTCTATGCTCAGCCTCTGCTGACCCCAGCCTCTGTTAGTGGAGGCTGGTGGAGGCTCTGAGGATCAGCGCAAGTGATCACTGAAGTGGACGATTATCTCTCCATTATGCAGCTTCACTGGGCACGGGCAGTACAGATAAATGAGAGCCACGGGCATTTTGAGCTCCACAGAAGCCAAGAGTTTGAGCAATCACTCCACAGATTTTTGCCCTGGTGCTTGGCCAGGCCCCATGCCAGAAGACTGACTTGAAGCTCTCCATCTCTCACCATTCTCCTTACAACTTACTTGGTGTGGGCCCTTAGGacagtggggagaaaaggaagggtgaAGTGGCTTCAGGTTGGATCAAGGCAAAACTCCTCCATTTGGCTCCCTGGGCATCTTGGAAGCAGTGGTAACTTTCCAAGAGGGGAACATTAAGGGGTCCACAGGGGAGTAAAATCGTACTGTGTGACTGAGGTGGGAAGGGTCAGAACGGGGGTTGTGAGGGGCAGGAACTTACACCAGCCAATGACTCTCCCATCTtggtggagctggggaggaaCAGCCGGAGGCCTCGGGCACTGAATCTGGGCTCTGTTTGAGGCCGGAGatctctctcccagctctcttcctgcttccaggtTGCACCTGTGTAACTCAGTGGGAGGTCAGGGGGACACCTGATCCCCAGATCCTCAGCTGCCCAGACTCGTGGCCCGTTCAGAGGTCTGTGGCCAGAGGAAGGGGGCTCTGTGCTGCTTTAGTGAAGTGCCTTGGGCaggtggggagtgtgtgtgttgggggggggtctctgtgcTCAGTGCCGCTGGGCCTCTCTGTGTATGCATGCAGAGTACCGGAGGCTGCCGGAAACCGCGATCCCCGCAGATGACTACAGGTGCTGGCCCTCCCACCGGCACGGGGGCTGTGTCCTGTCTGTGTTCAGTGTCCGAGAGGCCGTGGCTGTGTGTGAGAGCCACACCCAGTGTAGGGCCTTTGTCATGACCAACCGCACCACCTGGACAGGTGAGTCCAGGCCAGGGCAGCCAGAAATGCCCATATGACTGGGGATGGAGTTGGGGGATGGGTGAAGTGACCTTTACAGGGTTGCCATGTTACTTGAGGGCTGGAAGGGTAGGAGGAAGCAGCCGGACTGGGGTAGCATTCTGAGGCTGCTCAGACAGGGTCTGCCCCTGCTGTGGCATGTGCCTGGGGTGCGCATGTGAGGGGTGTGTCTTTGTGTGCACGCATGCATGTGGGATCTGGGTACATCTATATTTGTGCATGCACCTACCCTCCCTGCCGAATCTGTAAGCTGGCCTTGGAGTTTGGACTGTCACCTTTAGCCCTTTGTGTCTTTTCTTTCTACAGGTCGCCAGCTAGTCTTCttcaaagcaggttggacccaggtcaTTCCCGACCCCAACGGGGTCACTTACGTGAGGGCTTCGGGCTGAGTGCCCGGGGCTGGGCCAGCCAGCGGGGAGCAGAGAGCCataccgccccccgccccctcgaccCAGAGAGGGCCGGCCGCCCCATGCCCCACTACGCCCCACGCCGGGCTGCATGTGCAATATGGAAC is a window of Ornithorhynchus anatinus isolate Pmale09 chromosome 9, mOrnAna1.pri.v4, whole genome shotgun sequence DNA encoding:
- the PKDCC gene encoding extracellular tyrosine-protein kinase PKDCC, with the protein product MRRRRAAVAVGLCASFLLGSLLNALLAPGPDPPPPPAPAQAAALTSGPPGAAAAAIGELEEQIRARYEEVQRYSRGPGAGRPERRLMDLAPPAPPAPPAPPAPPAPPAPRLGCAALRNVSGARFLGSGYTKAVYRARLPGGAAVALKTVDSGGHDVGSCVRQFGARRDCYRLAAHKLVKEMVLLERLAHPNVLQLYGYCYQDSEDAPSALTAITELGAPVEMIQLLQASWEDRFRICLSLVRLLHHLAHSPLGSVTLLDFRPRQFVLVAGELKVTDLDDASVGEAPCNSHQHCRMEFPARNFSLSCVRGRCLGMNEKRNLYNAYRFFFTYLLPHSAPPSLRPLLDEIVNATGELLWGVDETWRQLEHVLQLYQSGAYLQNTTAAPSAEYRRLPETAIPADDYRCWPSHRHGGCVLSVFSVREAVAVCESHTQCRAFVMTNRTTWTGRQLVFFKAGWTQVIPDPNGVTYVRASG